The nucleotide sequence TTGTCCACCGCCAGTGTCGTGATCGGCAGTTCGTTCAGGTAGGGTTCCCCCGCCTTGTGCCCGCGAATCGGCAGGTCCCCAGGTTTCGCCGTCCGGGTGAAGAAATCCGTGAAGATTTTGTCGAACTTGCGATACTGCAGCTTGACCTCCACCGTAATCGGTTCGGTCACATCCTCAGGAACCGGCAAACTGTAGTGAACCGTGCTGGCCGCACCGGGTGGAATCTGGTTGTTGTACAAAGGAGTGAAGATATCCTGCGGATTTCGACGGTCGATTCGATTCCCGTCTTTGTCCAGCATGAACACATTGATGAAGTGCGACCAGGGATCGACTTCGCGTTGTTCGTCCAGACCACCGCTACGCCCGATCACCCGGCCACCACTCGTGGCGATTACGTCCAGCCACACCTCGTTGGAATCGACCGTCCCCTGCGTAAAGGGATGCCCCATCTTCAGCGTCCGGACGACCGTCTCCAGCAGATACGTTTTCCCCGGCTTGAGCGTCGGCACTTCGGGACGGAGCGGAGCAATCAATTCCCCATCCACCTCGCCACCTTCCTTCACACCGAAGATATCGACCCGGAGTTTCTCTTTGAGAAAATCCTGATGAGCCTTCACCGTAGCGTCGTCATCCTTCAGCCAGGAAAGCCCGGTATTGGCCGCCGGAAAGAGATGATTGTGAATACTCGGCTGCTTTGCTCCGGCAAACAGCCGTGCCCCGAAGTCCTGGGACTCCTGCAGTGGCATATGACAGCCATTGCAGTTCTGCACGGCCTTATCGGGATAGTAGAAACTGCGGGCGCCGTGGCCCGAAACACCACTCAACAGGTACGTGTCATGATGATTCTGACCACGCAGAAATTCCTTGTAGTGGTTCAGGGCATAAGGCAAATGCACCTTGTGGCACGTCGAACAGAAATCCGCCGACTTGTGAAAGTCTTTCAGGAAGGTCTTCTTGTGCAGAGCCGGCTTCGCCTTCACCAACTGGTTATTCACCCATTGCAGCACCGCGTTATCGCTGAAAGCGAATGGATAATGTTCCGGCTCTTCAATCGTGTAATCGGCATTGCCACGGGTGCTGTTGACGTGCGTGATCGAATGGCAGACCGTGCAGGTAATCCCGGCCTGAGCCGTCGGATGATTGACGTCATCAAACTTGGGATCGTCAAACGCCCCGCTGAAGAAGGGGACCGGGTCGTGACAACCAGCACACCAGCGCGCCCCTCGAACATCTCCGTCCCGTTTGAACGAGACTTCGCGTGTCTCCCGCACACTCGCCAGGTACGCCGGATTGTTGAACGAACTGAGATGATGCGAGCTGTGGAACCAGCCCTCGTACGCATCCTTGTGACACTTCAGACAGTAGTCGTCCCGCATCATGGACTCGGCAGGAATAAAATTCCCGGTTGAGGTCCGGGCCAGCGACGGGAAGAAATACTTGTCTGCTCCCTCCTTGGGTCCCGCCTGATTCCACTGACGGGGATCCTGGTTGTGCAATGAGATCAGAACTGCCGCTGTCGCACCGACGCCCACGACATACCCCAGTCCCAGTTTCCAGCGAATTTTGGGGCCCGCCAGCCGATGCAGCCAGTAAAGCCACAAGCAGAAGAGAGGCGACAGGACGTGAGCCCAGTAAATCAGCGATCGCGTAGACGCATTTTTGATGACGAAGACCGAACCACTGCCGCCGAAGTCGATCCGCATGAGCAGAATGCCGCTCACCAGCAGCAATAGCGAACCGACCAGCAGAGCATAGCCCACACGAATCGCCCGCTTGTTCTTCCGCAGTCGTGTATTGAATAAGTGAATAAAGACGAAGATCAGAAACGGAACGAGCATCACCAGACCAAGCAGCAGGTGACCGCCGAACATCAACATGTAGAACCAGTTCTCATACGTCCGGTCCGAGTTCCAACTGAGGAACGTTACCGTCGCCAGATAGACCGAGTTCGCTCCCAACAGGGCGATCAGCCCGTAGATAAACCACATCAACACCCGCAACCGGGGACCGACGGCGGGAATCACGACGGCCCGAGCCGGACGCGGCAGGGGTCTCGAGGAAGGACCAGGGGTCGACATTCAGAAAACTCCGTCAAAAATCGCTGATGAATGGACGTGAACAGTATGATTTCATACTTCAACGCACTATCGACAAGGTCACCAGTACTCGGATGTGAGAGCACTGACTGATGCAGCCGTCATACTGCCGACAGGAGCCACCTGGGAGGAAAGGGGACACCGTTCCGCAGGGGACACACGAACGACAAGCAGGTCGACCTCGCCAACGCGCAGTCATTCATCAAGCGAATTTTGGGGGGCGCTCAATCCCCCCCAGACGTCGTTCGATCAAACAACGTTCTGACTCAGGGTCCAGATGAACCCAGGGATGCTCTACCAGAAGGGGAGGAATCAGGCAGAGGCAGGACTTTTTCCCTGTCTGATCCCGACTGCTGGATTCCGATCGTCGCAGAGGAGCAGGGGCCGACTTGCGGCACAATGGCCCGGTACAGGCCGGTGCCGAAGGCGCTGACTTGGGTAAAAGTCGAGACAGAAACACCTCTGTGACATCGTCATCGTGAACCGAG is from Schlesneria sp. DSM 10557 and encodes:
- a CDS encoding tetratricopeptide repeat protein → MSTPGPSSRPLPRPARAVVIPAVGPRLRVLMWFIYGLIALLGANSVYLATVTFLSWNSDRTYENWFYMLMFGGHLLLGLVMLVPFLIFVFIHLFNTRLRKNKRAIRVGYALLVGSLLLLVSGILLMRIDFGGSGSVFVIKNASTRSLIYWAHVLSPLFCLWLYWLHRLAGPKIRWKLGLGYVVGVGATAAVLISLHNQDPRQWNQAGPKEGADKYFFPSLARTSTGNFIPAESMMRDDYCLKCHKDAYEGWFHSSHHLSSFNNPAYLASVRETREVSFKRDGDVRGARWCAGCHDPVPFFSGAFDDPKFDDVNHPTAQAGITCTVCHSITHVNSTRGNADYTIEEPEHYPFAFSDNAVLQWVNNQLVKAKPALHKKTFLKDFHKSADFCSTCHKVHLPYALNHYKEFLRGQNHHDTYLLSGVSGHGARSFYYPDKAVQNCNGCHMPLQESQDFGARLFAGAKQPSIHNHLFPAANTGLSWLKDDDATVKAHQDFLKEKLRVDIFGVKEGGEVDGELIAPLRPEVPTLKPGKTYLLETVVRTLKMGHPFTQGTVDSNEVWLDVIATSGGRVIGRSGGLDEQREVDPWSHFINVFMLDKDGNRIDRRNPQDIFTPLYNNQIPPGAASTVHYSLPVPEDVTEPITVEVKLQYRKFDKIFTDFFTRTAKPGDLPIRGHKAGEPYLNELPITTLAVDKITFPVDGSDAVVENAKVEIPVWQRWNDYGIGLFLKGRAELKQADEAFTRLEQLKDNKRYDGALNIARSYFEEGLLDEATAAIARASEFTDPPAPPWTIAWLTGMINLQQGDLQGAEKAFRSVLEDKTPERTERGFDFSMDYEVINLLAQTLFEQAKQIRSPAETEARQVLLEQAATEYEKTLKLDSENVTAHYGLRQIHAELKLIADARGDQAAVARHDTLAKEHGRLHERYKQDDNARDVAQQKAKVKYPAAAKASEPIVIYQLHRAGAPGLAAQQVSADATQVADKEDK